The DNA region GTGGGGGGGCGCTGCAGCATCGGGGGCCCTCGAGAGCACTGTATAGATGGTGGGGTACAGGACAGGAAGGCTGAAGAGTAGGGCAGGCCCCTTGTTCCTGAGGGACTCAGTACCCAGGCTCCATGTCAGAAACCCAGTCCAGGGGGTCATGAAGAAAGGCAAGCGAAGCAGGAGTGCCCATCCTTGCCCCTGCTGGAGTTCAGAGTCTTTAGGGAAGAGGAGGTTGCCAGGCCAGGTTCAATGGCTGGGAGGNNNNNNNNNNNNNNNNNNNNNNNNNNNNNNNNNNNNNNNNNNNNNNNNNNNNNNNNNNNNNNNNNNNNNNNNNNNNNNNNNNNNNNNNNNNNNNNNNNNNNNNNNNNNNNNNNNNNNNNNNNNNNNNNNNNNNNNNNNNNNNNNNNNNNNNNNNNNNNNNNNNNNNNNNNNNNNNNNNNNNNNNNNNNNNNNNNNNNNNNNNNNNNNNNNNNNNNNNNNNNNNNNNNNNNNNNNNNNNNNNNNNNNNNNNNNNNNNNNNNNNNNNNNNNNNNNNNNNNNNNNNNNNNNNNNNNNNNNNNNNNNNNNNNNNNNNNNNNNNNNNNNNNNNNNNNNNNNNNNNNNNNNNNNNNNNNNNNNNNNNNNNNNNNNNNNNNNNNNNNNNNNNNNNNNNNNNNNNNNNNNNNNNNNNNNNNNNNNNNNNNNNNNNNNNNNNNNNNNNNNNNNNNNNNNNNNNNNNNNNNNNNNNNNNNNNNNNNNNNNNNNNNNNNNNNNNNNNNNNNNNNNNNNNNNNNNNNNNNNNNNNNNNNNNNNNNNNNNNNNNNNNNNNNNNNNNNNNNNNNNNNNNNNNNNNNNNNNNNNNNNNNNNNNNNNNNNNNNNNNNNNNNNNNNNNNNNNNNNNNNNNNNNNNNNNNNNNNNNNNNNNNNNNNNNNNNNNNNNNNNNNNNNNNNNNNNNNNNNNNNNNNNNNNNNNNNNNNNNNNNNNNNNNNNNNNNNNNNNNNNNNNNNNNNNNNNNNNNNNNNNNNNNNNNNNNNNNNNNNNNNNNNNNNNNNNNNNNNNNNNNNNNNNNNNNNNNNNNNNNNNNNNNNNNNNNNNNNNNNNNNNNNNNNNNNNNNNNNNNNNNNNNNNNNNNNNNNNNNNNNNNNNNNNNNNNNNNNNNNNNNNNNNNNNNNNNNNNNNNNNNNNNNNNNNNNNNNNNNNNNNNNNNNNNNNNNNNNNNNNNNNNNNNNNNNNNNNNNNNNNNNNNNNNNNNNNNNNNNNNNNNNNNNNNNNNNNNNNNNNNNNNNNNNNNNNNNNNNNNNNNNNNNNNNNNNNNNNNNNNNNNNNNNNNNNNNNNNNNNNNNNNNNNNNNNNNNNNNNNNNNNNNNNNNNNNNNNNNNNNNNNNNNNNNNNNNNNNNNNNNNNNNNNNNNNNNNNNNNNNNNNNNNNNNNNNNNNNNNNNNNNNNNNNNNNNNNNNNNNNNNNNNNNNNNNNNNNNNNNNNNNNNNNNNNNNNNNNNNNNNNNNNNNNNNNNNNNNNNNNNNNNNNNNNNNNNNNNNNNNNNNNNNNNNNNNNNNNNNNNNNNNNNNNNNNNNNNNNNNNNNNNNNNNNNNNNNNNNNNNNNNNNNNNNNNNNNNNNNNNNNNNNNNNNNNNNNNNNNNNNNNNNNNNNNNNNNNNNNNNNNNNNNNNNNNNNNNNNNNNNNNNNNNNNNNNNNNNNNNNNNNNNNNNNNNNNNNNNNNNNNNNNNNNNNNNNNNNNNNNNNNNNNNNNNNNNNNNNNNNNNNNNNNNNNNNNNNNNNNNNNNNNNNNNNNNNNNNNNNNNNNNNNNNNNNNNNNNNNNNNNNNNNNNNNNNNNNNNNNNNNNNNNNNNNNNNNNNNNNNNNNNNNNNNNNNNNNNNNNNNNNNNNNNNNNNNNNNNNNNNNNNNNNNNNNNNNNNNNNNNNNNNNNNNNNNNNNNNNNNNNNNNNNNNNNNNNNNNNNNNNNNNNNNNNNNNNNNNNNNNNNNNNNNNNNNNNNNNNNNNNNNNNNNNNNNNNNNNNNNNNNNNNNNNNNNNNNNNNNNNNNNNNNNNNNNNNNNNNNNNNNNNNNNNNNNNNNNNNNNNNNNNNNNNNNNNNNNNNNNNNNNNNNNNNNNNNNNNNNNNNNNNNNNNNNNNNNNNNNNNNNNNNNNNNNNNNNNNNNNNNNNNNNNNNNNNNNNNNNNNNNNNNNNNNNNNNNNNNNNNNNNNNNNNNNNNNNNNNNNNNNNNNNNNNNNNNNNNNNNNNNNNNNNNNNNNNNNNNNNNNNNNNNNNNNNNNNNNNNNNNNNNNNNNNNNNNNNNNNNNNNNNNNGTTCACGGGGCGGGTGCTGTCTCCTTGTTTCCCAGTGATGAGGGTGCTTGGAAGGATAATGACTGGACGGGGACCCTGTGAGGCTGTCCTAAGGCCCTGGCTTTAATcctatgatcctcctgtctcagcctctgtagtcctgggattacaggtgtagaTTACCACATGGCAGGGTCTTATTTTTTCCCtgtattttggtcattttcacttcctgttattctctgccaccaccaccccccaactAACCCCGTCTCCCTACCAAGTCATGTCCTATGTTCGTGTTCCATGTTTGTGAGCTACAGAGTCTCGTTAGAGTGCTCCATGCACATGAAAGAGGGGTTTATGGGATTGTGGGCAGCTCTGCCCTGGGCACACCACTGGGGAAAATGGCCCCCTCTCCCCAGCAGTCACTAACTTCTGCAGCTCCTCAGGTGTGGTTCCtattcccctccctgcccctccccctccctgtcccctttccctatCTGTGGTGCAGTGTGGCTCTTAGTGCAGTGACCGTATCACATGCAGAAGATGGCATTTCACAGCACTCTGACTTCTGGCATACAGTCTGTCACCCTCATCTTCCTCTTGTGACTTATAAGGATATTTCAGGCCCTAAAAATATTGTGAGCCCAAGACTGTAAGATGTAAGTTAGCCCTGGGGACAAGGCCATTGGTTTCCTCTGCAGAGCCCCTAGCTCAGCTTCAACCCAGACTCCAATCTTACACTGCTTCAGGACAGCAGTTGGGGTACATTCTCAAATTCCGTCACCTCCTGGTCTCTTACGGAGTCTTAGTGCTTTACCATTGAAGGACAGTGAGATTCAAGAAGAGGATGCCACAAATCACACACCTGATGACAGTTTGTCAGAAGAGGAACTGTTAGAGTGCAGAAGAACATGTCCAAACCCGGCAGGGGAGCTAGAGACGCCCGGTGCTCATTactgctgcccttgcagagggcacctgattcccagcactcatgcccAGCAGCTTggaaccacctgcaactccagcccAGGACACCAGTGCTCTCCCCACGaatatgagcacacacaccatagaaataatttggtttttgttttttgagacagggtttctctgtgtagccctggctgtcctggaacttactttgtagatcaggctggccttgaactcacaggaatctacctgcctctgcctccccagtactaagattaaaggtgtgcaccaccagctGGCTTTTtttagggggaggggggaacagggTCTGGGCACATGGTTTGGTAGTTAAGTGTACATACTGTTCTAGCAAAAAAACCGtaggtccagttcccagcacccacattagatgactcataactgcctgtaactccagctctgggacatctgatgcctctgacctccaagggcaatGACATGAACACAGTTACTGGGACTACacggctcaatggttaaaaaagaaaagaaaaaagaaaataagaaacagctatttttttttttNNNNNNNNNNNNNNNNNNNNNNNNNNNNNNNNNNNNNNNNNNNNNNNNNNNNNNNNNNNNNNNNNNNNNNNNNNNNNNNNNNNNNNNNNNNNNNNNNNNNNNNNNNNNNNNNNNNNNNNNNNNNNNNNNNNNNNNNNNNNNNNNNNNNNNNNNNNNNNAAGTGCCAGACACTGGGGCCAGGTGTCCTCAGCCATCCAGGGACAAGGTGGGAAAGCCACCACCAGTTCTAGGACATAGAACGAGATAGctcaaaaacaagcaagaaaCCAAATATAAACCCAACACAGCAAAAATAACCGCTTAAGTAGCTGGTGGGTAATTCAGACATTTACCCATTGCTGCTGGGTATGTAAAACATTGCCACATTGGGATCGGTTCCTCAAAAACTCACATGACTGGTGAGTTCTATTCCCAGGGATCTACAGAGGGTTGTTTTACGAGAATATGCCGGCACAAAAGCTGTATGCAAATATGTGTAGCAGTGTACCTAATAGTCAAAAAGAAACAGCCTATAAAGACCCCAGTCTGCACATGATAATACATCCATCCTCAAAATTGAGCCACTCATGTCTCAACCATGCAAAGATGCCAGAAGAAGCCAGGCCATTTGCCTCTTCAGGGGTCGAGGCAGAGGGTTCTGGGTCCCTGGGTCccagtcccaggccagcctgggtgtcCTGGTTAGGTTTTTGGTTGtagtggttattttgttttgtcaatcTGACAAAAGCTAGATACATTTAGCAAGAGGGAACCTCAAATTGAGGAAACagccaccagattggcctgtgggcatgcttGGCTTGAGAAGTGCTAGTCTCGGGCTGTATAAGGAAGCAGGATGCAGCCATCAGTCATAAAGTGACTTTCTGCCGCTGAGggcgtggcttagtggtagaatccctcagtgatggactggggtggtttgaatgagaatgcccaccccaggctcacatgtttgaataaCTGGTCCCTATTTAGTAGAAGTGTTTGGGAAGGgctagcaggtgtggccttgttggagaaagtgtgtcagtaGGGGTGGGTTTTGGGGCTTTTAAAGCCATTTCCAGTGTCTTCTCTCTATCTCCTACTTAAGGATCAGTGTGTGAGCGTTCAGGTGTTGCTGCTGCCTTGCTGTGCTCGGCCATCATGGACACTCACCCTCCAAACTGCAAGcctagttaaatgttttcttttataagttgccttggacaaagtgttttgtcatggcaatagaaaagtgacTACGTCAACATGGTTGCAAGATACTATGTACCAACCCaggtcttcaaaaacaaaaaaggcacaTTCGTGCCTCTATAGTAGTGCATACCTGAAACCCAGAATTTGGAAGaaggcaagaagatcatgagttcaaggccagcctggactgtacAGAAAGAATTCCGAGCCAGTCAGAGATTCCTAGCAAGACCTATTtgaaaagcatgcacacacacagtcactggTCTGTGGGTTTTATAACagtatatatgatagatagatagatagacagacagacagacagacagacggacagatagatagatagatagatagatagatagatagatagatagataggtaagatAGTGAAGGCTGGATATGACTCAGTTGCCAGGTTCCTTGCAGAAGTTGGTAGTGTCCATCTGTGATCACAGGGGCAAAATGAGTTCAAAGACTGCCAGGtggtggaggcacatgcctttaatcccaacatttgggaagcagaggcagatggatctttgagttcaaggctatcctggtctacagagtgggtttcaggacagccagggctataagagaaatCTTGTNNNNNNNNNNNNNNNNNNNNNNNNNNNNNNNNNNNNNNNNNNNNNNNNNNNNNNNNNNNNNNNNNNNNNNNNNNNNNNNNNNNNNNNNNNNNNNNNNNNNNNNNNNNNNNNNNNNNNNNNNNNNNNNNNNNNNNNNNNNNNNNNNNNNNNNNNNNNNNNNNNNNNNNNNNNNNNNNNNNNNNNNNNNNNNNNNNNNNNNNNNNNNNNNNNNNNNNNNNNNNNNNNNNNNNNNNNNNNNNNNNNNNNNNNNNNNNNNNNNNNNNNNNNNNNNNNNNNNNNNNNNNNNNNNNNNNNNNNNNNNNNNNNNNNNNNNNNNNNNNNNNNNNNNNNNNNNNNNNNNNNNNNNNNNNNNNNNNNNNNNNNNNNNNNNNNNNNNNNNNNNNNNNNNNNNNNNNNNNNNNNNNNNNNNNNNNNNNNNNNNNNNNNNNNNNNNNNNNNNNNNNNNNNNNNNNNNNNNNNNNNNNNNNNNNNNNNNNNNNNNNNNNNNNNNNNNNNNNNNNNNNNNNNNNNNNNNNNNNNNNNNNNNNNNNNNNNNNNNNNNNNNNNNNNNNNNNNNNNNNNNNNNNNNNNNNNNNNNNNNNNNNNNNNNNNNNNNNNNNNNNNNNNNNNNNNNNNNNNNNNNNNNNNNNNNNNNNNNNNNNNNNNNNNNNNNNNNNNNNNNNNNNNNNNNNNNNNNNNNNNNNNNNNNNNNNNNNNNNNNNNNNNNNNNNNNNNNNNNNNNNNGCCCCTAAGCTTGGTCAGGCCTGATCAAGTGCTGTGGCTGCAGTCATGGTGTGCACGCGGAGGCAGCCTCACCCTCTGCCACTGCTTCTCCTGGTGCTTGTGTGGCTCCCCCAAATCTTGAGTCTAGGTGAGTGGAACTCTTGCAGTGGATGCCCTTAGCCAAACCTGAGGCCCTGGGGTTCTGGGAACCCATTTCACCTCCTGGActgggagagtgggggaggggagggggagctggAGCCTACAGAACTGCCAGGCTTATCTCGATTCTCACCTTTGTCCCCCATGGCTATAGACCTGATTCCCTACATGCCACAGATAACAGcctgggacctgggagggaaggtCACGGCCACCACGTTCTCACTGGAGCAGCCTCGGTGTGTCTTTGAAGAGCACATCTCAGCTAATGACACTATCTGGCTAGTGGTGGCTTTCAGCAATGGTGCGTGCTGAGGACTTGGGGTCTTGGGGTGAGGGCNNNNNNNNNNNNNNNNNNNNNNNNNNNNNNTTCTGGGTGGATGGCAAAAATGACTTTGTCTCTGGATGTGGGGGTCAGGACTGTAGACTAGCCAGGGATGTGTTGAGCACAGGTGGGCAAAGCCAGTCCTCTGGGATCAACAGGGACCGCCTCTCCTTTTTTNNNNNNNNNNGCAGGGTCTTTGGTAGCCCAGGAGGCCTTAAACGTCTGACCTtgctgcctccaccttccaatcGCTGGGATGGTGGGCACGCACAACCATGCCCAGCTCATGTGGTACTGGGGATAGAGGCCAGGGTTTATGCATTGCTAGGCACGTGCTCTACCAAACTGAGTGTTAAATCACAGCTTGCCCTTTTGAGGCACTGGTCACTTTAAGACAGCGTTTCTCAACCTTCCGAATGCTGacaccttttaatacagttcctcatggtgtggtgacctcCCCCcaacaaaaaattatttcattgctacttcataactgtaattttgctaccactatgaattgtaatgtaaatatccctAGGTTGTTGGATTCCCAGGGGGTgccgacccacaggttgagaaccactgttctaaggtGTCTGATTATGTCACCAAGATAAGTCAGGTCAAACCCTCTGCAGATCACTCCCTGGGACAGAAGCAGTCTGCTGCTCTCTAtccctttaaaataattgttttNNNNNNNNNNNCTatccttctaccctgtgggtcctggggatcaaactcgggtcgtCAGATTTGGCcacaagtgcctttaaccaccgagccatcatACCAATCATACCATCCATCTTATTAATATACTTAACACGGCCACAGCCCCGGGGCCCTGCTCTTGCCTCTATCTGTCCCTTTTCCCTCCAGCCTCCAGGGACTTTCAGAACCCACAGACCGCAGCTAAGATCCCGACCTTCCCACAGCTTCTGACTGGCGGCCACTATATGACATTACCNNNNNNNNNNNNNNNNNNNNNNNNNNNNNNNNNNNNNNNNNNNNNNNNNNNNNNNNNNNNNNNNNNNNNNNNNNNNNNNNNNNNNNNNNNNNNNNNNNNNNNNNNNNNNNNNNNNNNNNNNNNNNNNNNNNNNNNNNNNNNNNNNNNNNNNNNNNNNNNNNNNNNNNNNNNNNNNNNNNNNNNNNNNNNNNNNNNNNNNNNNNNNNNNNNNNNNNNNNNNNNNNNNNNNNNNNNNNNNNNNNNNNNNNNNNNNNNNNNNNNNNNNNNNNNNNNNNNNNNNNNNNNNNNNNNNNNNNNNNNNNNNNNNNNNNNNNNNNNNNNNNNNNNNNNNNNNNNNNNNNNNNNNNNNNNNNNNNNNNNNNNNNNNNNNNNNNNNNNNNNNNNNNNNNNNNNNNNNNNNNNNNNNNNNNNNNNNNNNNNNNNNNNNNNNNNNNNNNNNNNNNNNNNNNNNNNNNNNNNNNNNNNNNNNNNNNNNNNNNNNNNNNNNNNNNNNNNNNNNNNNNNNNNNNNNNNNNNNNNNNNNNNNNNNNNNNNNNNNNNNNNNNNNNNNNNNNNNNNNNNNNNNNNNNNNNNNNNNNNNNNNNNNNNNNNNNNNNNNNNNNNNNNNNNNNNNNNNNNNNNNNNNNNNNNNNNNNNNNNNNNNNNNNNNNNNNNNNNNNNNNNNNNNNNNNNNNNNNNNNNNNNNNNNNNNNNNNNNNNNNNNNNNNNNNNNNNNNNNNNNNNNNNNNNNNNNNNNNNNNNNNNNNNNNNNNNNNNNNNNNNNNNNNNNNNNNNNNNNNNNNNNNNNNNNNNNNNNNNNNNNNNNNNNNNNNNNNNNNNNNNNNNNNNNNNNNNNNNNNNNNNNNNNNNNNNNNNNNNNNNNNNNNNNNNNNNNNNNNNNNNNNNNNNNNNNNNNNNNNNNNNNNNNNNNNNNNNNNNNNNNNNNNNNNNNNNNNNNNNNNNNNNNNNNNNNNNNNNNNNNNNNNNNNNNNNNNNNNNNNNNNNNNNNNNNNNNNNNNNNNNNNNNNNNNNNNNNNNNNNNNNNNNNNNNNNNNNNNNNNNNNNNNNNNNNNNNNNNNNNNNNNNNNNNNNNNNNNNNNNNNNNNNNNNNNNNNNNNNNNNNNNNNNNNNNNNNNNNNNNNNNNNNNNNNNNNNNNNNNNNNNNNNNNNNNNNNNNNNNNNNNNNNNNNNNNNNNNNNNNNNNNNNNNNNNNNNNNNNNNNNNNNNNNNNNNNNNNNNNNNNNNNNNNNNNNNNNNNNNNNNNNNNNNNNNNNNNNNNNNNNNNNNNNNNNNNNNNNNNNNNNNNNNNNNNNNNNNNNNNNNNNNNNNNNNNNNNNNNNNNNNNNNNNNNNNNNNNNNNNNNNNNNNNNNNNNNNNNNNNNNNNNNNNNNNNNNNNNNNNNNNNNNNNNNNNNNNNNNNNNNNNNNNNNNNNNNNNNNNNNNNNNNNNNNNNNNNNNNNNNNNNNNNNNNNNNNNNNNNNNNNNNNNNNNNNNNNNNNNNNNNNNNNNNNNNNNNNNNNNNNNNNNNNNNNNNNNNNNNNNNNNNNNNNNNNNNNNNNNNNNNNNNNNNNNNNNNNNNNNNNNNNNNNNNNNNNNNNNNNNNNNNNNNTGAGCTGTATCTTCAACactttttttaccttttattttgagacaaggtctcggAAAGTCGCCAGGCAGCCACTGAACTTATGGTTCTCTTCCCACAGCCTACGGAGTATCTAGGATATCAGGCCTATGCTGCCATGCCCACTTCAGACATCTGAATCTTACTCTTGACCCCATTGCTTTCCTGTCTCTTCAGTGTGAAGTTCCTTGTGATGGATGCCCGTGGCTCACCCAAGGCCGAGACGAAGTGGTCCAATCCCATTTATCTCCACCAAGGTAGTGCTGGGGTGAGGGATCTAAGGGGACCTGGGTCGGCTACATCACAATGGCACCAAACTTTTTTCCCTTAGTACTAGGCATTGAATCTTAGGCACACCAGGAAAGTACTGTACTATACCAATCCATGGCCCTACCCCcctctaggcaggggctctaccactgagccacacagaAGTACAATCCCAGACCTCTTTTTCCTTTACatattgagatagggtctaagCTGACCAAGCCGACTCTGAGtctcctctgtagcccaggatggcctgtcTTGAGATTCCCTGCCTCATCCTCTCAAGTAACAGATGATAGGTGTGCCCGACAAGTTCCATCTTGACAGCTCTCAATCCTTGCTTCGGTGTCGAGCCCAGCCCCAGTCAGCCCCAGGTTCTCCCTACTATGTGCAGGGAGAAGGGCCGAAGCCTCACCTAGAGGCCATGTTGAGGGTGGCGCTTGCGTCAGAGTCAGGCTACCAAGGCAGTTGGGTAATGTGACAGATGACTGTCACCTGAAGGCCTTCAATTCCAGGCTTTAGGGAGCAAGATGGTGACAAGGTGAATCCTGAGATCTGCCTGGTGTATGAGGGCCCCCGTGGTAGGGAACTGGAGGGAATGGTCTAGAAGGTGAGTCCATGTCAAAGAGGTTGGAGCAGTGACTGATCCAGGCTAGTGGAGATGGACAAGACAGATTGTGGGGCTGTGGGGCAGCCAAGCCTTGAAGAATGTTGAGCTTGAGTGGGGAGGGACAGTCAGCCTTCCGGTGGATATGCAGCCTCTGAATGGTTCCTATGCGTGCAGGAGAGAACCCCAACTCCATTGACACGTGGCCAGGTCGGCGGAGCGGCTGTATGATCGTCATAAGTTCCATCCTgcctgccctggctggcctcttgCTCCTGGCTTTCCTGGCAGCCTCTATGACACGTTTGTAAGTGATAGCANNNNNNNNNNNNNNNNNNNNNNNNNNNNNNNNNNNNNNNNNNNNNNNNNNNNNNNNNNNNNNNNNNNNNNNNNNNNNNNNNNNNNNNNNNNNNNNNNNNNNNNNNNNNNNNNNNNNNNNNNNNNNNNNNNNNNNNNNNNNNNNNNNNNNNNNNNNNNNNNNNNNNNNNNNNNNNNNNNNNNNNNNNNNNNNNNNNNNNNNNNNNNNNNNNNNNNNNNNNNNNNNNNNNNNNNNNNNNNNNNNNNNNNNNNNNNNNNNNNNNNNNNNNNNNNNNNNNNNNNNNNNNNNNNNNNNNNNNNNNNNNNNNNNNNNNNNNNNNNNNNNNNNNNNNNNNNNNNNNNNNNNNNNNNNNNNNNNNNNNNNNNNNNNNNNNNNNNNNNNNNNNNNNNNNNNNNNNNNNNNNNNNNNNNNNNNNNNNNNNNNNNNNNNNNNNNNNNNNNNNNNNNNNNNNNNNNNNNNNNNNNNNNNNNNNNNNNNNNNNNNNNNNNNNNNNNNNNNNNNNNNNNNNNNNNNNNNNNNNNNNNNNNNNNNNNNNNNNNNNNNNNNNNNNNNNNNNNNNNNNNNNNNNNNNNNNNNNNNNNNNNNNNNNNNNNNNNNNNNNNNNNNNNNNNNNNNNNNNNNNNNNNNNNNNNNNNNNNNNNNNNNNNNNNNNNNNNNNNNNNNNNNNNNNNNNNNNNNNNNNNNNNNNNNNNNNNNNNNNNNNNNNNNNNNNNNNNNNNNNNNNNNNNNNNNNNNNNNNNNNNNNNNNNNNNNNNNNNNNNNNNNNNNNNNNNNNNNNNNNNNNNNNNNNNNNNNNNNNNNNNNNNNNNNNNNNNNNNNNNNNNNNNNNNNNNNNNNNNNNNNNNNNNNNNNNNNNNNNNNNNNNNNNNNNNNNNNNNNNNNNNNNNNNNNNNNNNNNNNNNNNNNNNNNNNNNNNNNNNNNNNNNNNNNNNNNNNNNNNNNNNNNNNNNNNNNNNNNNNNNNNNNNNNNNNNNNNNNNNNNNNNNNNNNNNNNNNNNNNNNNNNNNNNNNNNNNNNNNNNNNNNNNNNNNNNNNNNNNNNNNNNNNNNNNNNNNNNNNNNNNNNNNNNNNNNNNNNNNNNNNNNNNNNNNNNNNNNNNNNNNNNNNNNNNNNNNNNNNNNNNNNNNNNNNNNNNNNNNNNNNNNNNNNNNNNNNNNNNNNNNNNNNNNNNNNNNNNNNNNNNNNNNNNNNNNNNNNNNNNNNNNNNNNNNNNNNNNNNNNNNNNNNNNNNNNNNNNNNNNNNNNNNNNNNNNNNNNNNNNNNNNNNNNNNNNNNNNNNNNNNNNNNNNNNNNNNNNNNNNNNNNNNNNNNNNNNNNNNNNNNNNNNNNNNNNNNNNNNNNNNNNNNNNNNNNNNNNNNNNNNNNNNNNNNNNNNNNNNNNNNNNNNNNNNNNNNNNNNNNNNNNNNNNNNNNNNNNNNNNNNNNNNNNNNNNNNNNNNNNNNNNNNNNNNNNNNNNNNNNNNNNNNNNNNNNNNNNNNNNNNNNNNNNNNNNNNNNNNNNNNNNNNNNNNNNNNNNN from Mastomys coucha isolate ucsf_1 unplaced genomic scaffold, UCSF_Mcou_1 pScaffold22, whole genome shotgun sequence includes:
- the Upk3b gene encoding uroplakin-3b, which codes for MVCTRRQPHPLPLLLLVLVWLPQILSLDLIPYMPQITAWDLGGKVTATTFSLEQPRCVFEEHISANDTIWLVVAFSNASRDFQNPQTAAKIPTFPQLLTGGHYMTFLTPLLSCLFSVKFLVMDARGSPKAETKWSNPIYLHQGENPNSIDTWPGRRSGCMIVISSILPALAGLLLLAFLAASMTRL